In Humulus lupulus chromosome 6, drHumLupu1.1, whole genome shotgun sequence, a single genomic region encodes these proteins:
- the LOC133784835 gene encoding classical arabinogalactan protein 1-like, with product MARLCFALVAAMAALLVVSTVAQSPALSPSPSVQIPRKISPSPTTTAAPAPAAVIATTPATAPTPSTDFTSPPSPSPVASDVPASSPSSISASPSDSPSMITGTPTEAPGPAQNGVASASFSVVGSIAVVVLASVFVM from the coding sequence atGGCTCGTTTATGCTTTGCATTGGTTGCAGCAATGGCAGCATTGCTAGTGGTCTCCACCGTCGCCCAGTCCCCTGCTCTTTCTCCTTCTCCGTCCGTACAAATTCCCAGGAAAATTTCTCCTTCTCCTACGACAACGGCCGCTCCTGCTCCAGCGGCTGTGATTGCCACGACTCCGGCAACTGCTCCCACTCCATCCACTGATTTTACGTCTCCACCATCTCCCTCACCGGTTGCCTCTGATGTTCCAGCTTCATCTCCATCATCAATCTCTGCATCTCCTTCTGATTCTCCATCAATGATCACTGGTACTCCTACAGAGGCTCCTGGCCCAGCTCAAAACGGCGTCGCTTCGGCTTCTTTCAGTGTCGTTGGATCCATCGCCGTTGTCGTTTTGGCCTCAGTTTTCGTCATGTAG